The genomic segment CAGGTGTGAAGAGTGATTTGATAGCATTAGGGAAAGCTAATCCGGAGGGGTAAAAAAGTAATATTTCAATGCCAGCATCTAACATTTATGTTCGGCGCGTGCTACACCTACAACTAAATAGTCTTGGTGACGCTGCAGAACACTGATTACCGAATAAAAGAGAGTAACATACGGCTCACCGGGATTGGCCCGATAGGGGCACGATCCGGTGCAGCCGATTGTTAAGTGCTTCTCTATTTATTACTCTTTACCGTTCGAAACTCCGTCATAAGCCGTTCCCCTTGGGGAGTCAATGACCAAAATAATCCCATGCCGCCCTTCTTTGTCTCAGAGTACTTAAGAGTAATCAGTCCAAGGACCTTCAATTGAAGCGATATAGTTTGGAAATCCTGATCACTTAGGTCATTGTAGGTTCCCAATGGCCCCTCTCTGTCTTTTAATGCCGTCAGCAGAACCGACTTAACAAAGTCGTCGTTGGGAAACTTGAGCAGGTACGGAGCTACTAAAGCAAAAATCTCCCTCCATGTGAGGGTGCTACTCCAATTGCCGCTGCCGTGTCTTCCGCCATAGTAGATCCCATGGACTGTGAAGTGCTCATCCAGACCAGCAAGCCCCTCGACTTTTTGGACAGGCTCTTGCTCAATGTCTCTGATTCTGGTTCTTAGGGTGTTATTCTCTTTCCTTAGTTCATTTAACTCGGACAAGATTTCCTCGTTTGCTACGGCGCTGGCGCGAACCCACCCAACAGCGGGGAACATCTTTATCGTTTTAGATAGGCTTAGAGATACCAATCCGGGCAGTTCTTCAGCCTTATTCCAAAACTTGACAAGCCTATTGGACGCCACTTTCTCTCGAAATGCCTTGAGCCTCGTTTGCATATCAGGGTCAATGTCGCTCTTGTTCACAGGGATGTCGTCAGGATTCTCGTGCAGCAAGGCAATGACCTTCAAACCTTGCTCGATGGCGTAGTCGTACTCCTTTTCTGTGTAGCTAACACCTTCGGAAGTTATTGACCCGTAACGCCCGCCAATGATAAGCATATAGTAATCGCAATCTTCGATTACACTCTTAATGAACTGCCATTGTTCTTCATCGGCGGCAGGAAATAGTTCCATTCCTGCCGGAATGCAGTCCATCTCCATAAGTGTCTGGATTACATGCTGTCTTTCCTGCTTCAGATCAGCATAAGTGGAACTAACAAATATCTGATATCGTTTATCCATGTCCTTTTATCCTGCTCACTTAACAATTAATATACTGCAAGCTGTAATTTAACAGGCCATCGGGGACGTTGGTAACTTCCGTAACTTTCTTGATTTTCCCGCCCATGAATTCATTCTCCCGCAATTGTGAGCAAACTTCAAGAAGAAAATCGCCCATTTGATAATCAAATACCATTTGAATTCTTCATAGTTTCTGGCGGCATGTCGATTGAGGACTTCAGGAAGTAACTAATAACATAAATTAATTTGTAGAAAATTGCCGTAGTGTGCCGCAGAGCCATTTAAGATAATTTACAAGTTTCTTAATCTGCCCCTCCTCCAGGACATTATCAATCATTATCTTTGCAGTACCGATCAACATAGCGTTTGCAGTTGAACAGCTATCTTGAGAAATTAATATAACAGGTTTATTCACTGCATGAGCATATCCTGCCTCAAAAGCTGTGCCGGTATCATTATCGTCAACAAAGGCTATTACACCATCGCATTCTTCCAGAAGCTTTATACATTCTCTCATGATACTCTCTGCCATTTTCAGCTTGGTTTCTGTATCTCCTTCTATGTTAGGTGCATATTCAAATGGGTCTACGATAGTAATATCGTTTTTATGAGATAAAGCGACGGAAAGCTTTTCAAGGAACATTTTCTTGAATTCTCTCTGCTTTTCGGTAAAACAGGGATGCGCATAATAGACTTTCATCATTTTATCTTTTTATATATTTTGTATATGCCATAACCAATTATGGCTGTAGTGCTGGCTATTAAGGGTATCCCAAAAACAATAATTGTAGAAATAGCTCTGGCAAGGTCAAGAGGGGTAATCTTCCTGGATTTTTGTTTGTTGTCCGGTTCATTGATACTGATACTTGTAGTGTCCATCATATGCCCCTTTACATTGTATCATATCTGTAACAAAATGATGTGCTTTTTCGGGCCGAGGCGATTTTTGATGGTGGCCACCTGCGAACAGAACTTGTACTCTCCTATGGTAATTGGCAGCACGCAGGTAACCGGCTAAAACAGTCGGTG from the Pseudomonadota bacterium genome contains:
- a CDS encoding DUF4062 domain-containing protein; amino-acid sequence: MDKRYQIFVSSTYADLKQERQHVIQTLMEMDCIPAGMELFPAADEEQWQFIKSVIEDCDYYMLIIGGRYGSITSEGVSYTEKEYDYAIEQGLKVIALLHENPDDIPVNKSDIDPDMQTRLKAFREKVASNRLVKFWNKAEELPGLVSLSLSKTIKMFPAVGWVRASAVANEEILSELNELRKENNTLRTRIRDIEQEPVQKVEGLAGLDEHFTVHGIYYGGRHGSGNWSSTLTWREIFALVAPYLLKFPNDDFVKSVLLTALKDREGPLGTYNDLSDQDFQTISLQLKVLGLITLKYSETKKGGMGLFWSLTPQGERLMTEFRTVKSNK
- a CDS encoding nucleoside 2-deoxyribosyltransferase — encoded protein: MMKVYYAHPCFTEKQREFKKMFLEKLSVALSHKNDITIVDPFEYAPNIEGDTETKLKMAESIMRECIKLLEECDGVIAFVDDNDTGTAFEAGYAHAVNKPVILISQDSCSTANAMLIGTAKIMIDNVLEEGQIKKLVNYLKWLCGTLRQFSTN